AGGGCTACAAGCCGCTCTGGAAGGGCACGCAGGAGGTGGGCACGCCCGAAGAGGTGGGCCAGGCGCTGGACCGGCTGAAGGCGGCCAAGGCCGACTTCGTCAAGATCACCGAGAACACGATGCGCGCCGACATCTACCTCGACGCGCTGCGCCAGGCGAGGGCGCGCGGCCTGCCGAGCTCGGCCCACCTGCATGCGCAGGTGACGCTGGACCAGGCGGCGGAGGCGGGCCTGGGCACGGTCGAGCACATGCCCTACCTGCTGCGCGCGGCCACGCCGCGCGAGGCCGAGCTGACGGCCCAGGTCGTCAGCGGCGCGATCACCGGCCGCGCGGCGGCCGAGCAGAGCCTGGCCACGTTCGACGAGGCGACCGCGCGCGCCGCCTTCCGCCGCCTGGCCGCGCGCGGCACGGCCGTCGTGCCGACGCTGTCGGTGATCCGCATCACCGCCTATCTGGACGAGGACGACCACGCGCGCGACAGCTACCTGCAGTACATCGGCCCGAAGCTGCGCCAGACCTACGACTGGCGCGTCAAGCGCGCGGCGCTGGACGGCCCCGAGGCAATTGCCTACCGGCATGCCAACTACGAGAAGGCGGCCGCGCTGCTGCCGCTGCTGGCGCAGGAGGGTGTGGCCATCGTCGCCGGCACCGACGCCGGCTTCCTGAACTCCTTCGACTACCCGGGCCAGGCGCTGCACGACGAGCTGGCCCTTTATGTGAAGAACGGCCTGACGCCGCAGCAGGCGCTGGCGTCGTCGCTGATCGCCGGGCCGCGCTTTCTCGGCAAACTCGAACAGCATGGTGCGCTGGCCGCCGGCAAGGTGGCCGACATCGTCGTACTGCGCGCCAATCCGCTGGCCGACATCGCGGCGACGCGCCAGATCGAGGCCGTCGTCACGCAGGGCCGGCTGCTCGACCGCCGCCGGCTCGACGCGATGCTGGCCGCGGTGCGCGAATGGGTGGCCAAGCAATGAGCGGCAAGCTGAAGACGGGCAAGAGCGCCCGCACCTGGACGCCGGCCACGCTGAGCGAATTCGACGGCGTACGCTTTCTGCAC
This portion of the Paucibacter sediminis genome encodes:
- a CDS encoding amidohydrolase family protein, with product MKKLLVAALAAWAGQAGAAPQKVDLVLRDATVVDVAGGRLLRGQAVVTRGDRIVAVVDQRRLGAYKAGRTLSLKGRYLIPGLWDNHVHFGGGTELIDENKQLLPLYLAHGITTVRDCAGDLSDTVLQWRDEIAARTLLGPTILASGAKLEGYKPLWKGTQEVGTPEEVGQALDRLKAAKADFVKITENTMRADIYLDALRQARARGLPSSAHLHAQVTLDQAAEAGLGTVEHMPYLLRAATPREAELTAQVVSGAITGRAAAEQSLATFDEATARAAFRRLAARGTAVVPTLSVIRITAYLDEDDHARDSYLQYIGPKLRQTYDWRVKRAALDGPEAIAYRHANYEKAAALLPLLAQEGVAIVAGTDAGFLNSFDYPGQALHDELALYVKNGLTPQQALASSLIAGPRFLGKLEQHGALAAGKVADIVVLRANPLADIAATRQIEAVVTQGRLLDRRRLDAMLAAVREWVAKQ